Proteins found in one Ptychodera flava strain L36383 chromosome 3, AS_Pfla_20210202, whole genome shotgun sequence genomic segment:
- the LOC139127127 gene encoding acetylcholinesterase-like: protein MSLGLIANVTGLGEELTGLPFPPFVDDKLIKQHPVDAIREKAFTKTNVDIMIGAMAAEGAVFLPMAMSHMVNESEISLNRSEYEAMYPMFVTGPVKQNTVGVSAIKLIYMNWEDADLQDSDYIDALVQMIGDENFICPMDLSARAYAQSGAKVYLYHMTHTPANSIWRIKWMGPAHAEDIPFVFGWHFFHGANWTMPPEEVEMSLSIMKYWTNFAKTGNPNCQSDDETYSQGDTEREWPLYQVPELAYKELSLKMETKRALKAKECAFWNDFVPKLLDEYGSIGKCSGRADEEEKYTEEGH from the exons ATGTCATTG GGTTTGATTGCTAATGTTACTGGGCTTGGTGAAGAGCTGACTGGTCTTCCGTTTCCACCGTTTGTGGATGACAAACTGATCAAACAACACCCTGTAGATGCCATTCGTGAAAAGGCCTTCACCAAAACGAACGTTGATATCATGATTGGAGCAATGGCCGCTGAGGGCGCAGTCTTCTTACCCATGGCTATGTCTCACATGGTTAACGAGTCTGaaatctccttgaacagaagtGAGTACGAAGCGATGTATCCCATGTTCGTGACCGGACCAGTGAAGCAGAACACAGTTGGCGTTAGCGCCATCAAACTCATATACATGAACTGGGAAGACGCTGACCTCCAAGACAGCGATTATATAGACGCCCTCGTTCAGATGATAGGTGACGAGAATTTCATTTGTCCCATGGATCTATCAGCACGAGCTTACGCGCAATCTGGCGCCAAGGTGTACCTCTATCACATGACTCACACACCGgcaaattcaatatggcggattAAGTGGATGGGGCCGGCACATGCTGAGGACATCCCGTTCGTATTTGGATGGCATTTCTTTCATGGTGCGAACTGGACAATGCCTCCTGAGGAAGTGGAAATGTCATTGAGTATAATGAAATATTGGACTAACTTTGCAAAGACAGG CAATCCCAATTGTCAAAGCGATGATGAGACATATTCTCAAGGAGACACTGAGCGTGAATGGCCACTCTATCAAGTACCTGAGTTAGCGTACAAGGAATTATCTTTGAAGATGGAAACCAAACGAGCTTTGAAAGCCAAGGAGTGTGCATTCTGGAATGATTTCGTTCCAAAGTTGCTGGATGAATATG GATCTATCGGCAAATGCTCAGGGAGGGCAGATGAGGAAGAGAAGTACACTGAAGAAGGACATTAG